A genomic window from Parvularcula sp. LCG005 includes:
- a CDS encoding CC0125/CC1285 family lipoprotein yields the protein MKHFLLASTLVLGLGACSVTPAYGPSLERDDFGYREQRIETNRYRVVYRAPDRGMAMDGALRRAAELTVAQGYDYFEVVSRDTDAERRGRSGPSVGIGGSTGGRNSGVGVGISLPLGGGNAEEVTARLEVLMGRGTKPDTGEAYDARVVLENLVP from the coding sequence ATGAAACATTTCCTCCTCGCGAGTACGCTCGTCTTGGGCCTTGGGGCCTGCTCGGTCACACCGGCCTATGGCCCGTCATTGGAACGGGATGATTTTGGCTATCGCGAACAGCGGATCGAGACCAACCGCTATCGCGTGGTCTATCGCGCGCCGGATCGCGGCATGGCCATGGACGGCGCCCTGCGCCGCGCGGCCGAGCTGACGGTTGCCCAGGGCTATGACTATTTCGAAGTAGTGTCCCGCGATACCGATGCGGAACGGCGCGGCCGGTCGGGGCCCAGTGTCGGCATTGGCGGGTCAACCGGCGGCCGCAATAGCGGCGTCGGCGTGGGCATATCGCTGCCCTTGGGGGGCGGAAATGCCGAAGAGGTGACAGCGCGGCTTGAAGTCCTGATGGGACGCGGCACCAAGCCCGATACCGGTGAGGCCTATGACGCGCGGGTGGTTCTGGAAAATCTCGTCCCCTGA